A single genomic interval of Notolabrus celidotus isolate fNotCel1 chromosome 13, fNotCel1.pri, whole genome shotgun sequence harbors:
- the LOC117824653 gene encoding phospholipase ABHD3-like isoform X2 — protein MKTPALVSSQAFSAFLLKHCPVVAERFSPTPWCWGGRLQTLVCALLKSRPHVTYRNELIRTVDGGQISLDWVDNQASATYPECSCRPTVLILPGLTGNSQQSYVLHAISQATCRGYRCVVFNNRGVGGEELLTPVTYCAANTSDLERVVQHVRGLYPHAPVLGAGVSLGGMLLLNYLGRKRSDSGMVAGLTISVPWDAHKSSASMEEPLNWLLFNKYLTNGLCRAVTRHRKILEKVVDVDHVLKARTIREFDERFTSLLFGYKTCSEYYYDASPDKKLPNTAVPILCLNAADDPFSPQNAFPLSIVKSLPNVALLLTAHGGHIAFLQGLFPRGESYMERVFGQFIQAAFEHPKDIMKACDIEEEELS, from the exons atgaag acACCAGCTCTGGTTTCCAGCCAGGCCTTCAGTGCGTTCCTCCTTAAGCACTGTCCTGTTGTGGCCGAGCGCTTCAGTCCCACTCCGTGGTGCTGGGGGGGGCGGCTCCAAACCCTGGTTTGCGCCCTCCTCAAGTCCAGACCCCATGTCACGTATCGCAA TGAGCTGATCCGAACTGTTGATGGGGGTCAGATCTCTCTGGACTGGGTGGACAATCAGGCAAGTGCGACCTACCCAGAATGCTCTTGCCGTCCCACAGTGCTGATCCTCCCGGGCCTCACAGGGAACAGCCAGCAGTCCTACGTGCTCCATGCCATCAGCCAGGCCACCTGCCGCGGCTACAG aTGTGTGGTGTTCAACAACAGGGGCGTAGGAGGAGAAGAATTACTG ACGCCTGTTACCTACTGTGCAGCCAATACCTCTGATCTTGAACGTGTAGTGCAGCATGTCAGAGGACTTTACCCACATGCCCCTGTGCTTGGCGCTGGTGTGTCTTTAGGAGG CATGTTATTGTTGAACTACTTGGGTCGTAAGCGTTCAGACTCAGGAATGGTGGCGGGTTTAACCATCTCTGTCCCCTGGGATGCACACAAGTCCTCCGCTTCAATGGAAGAACCACTCAACTGGCTGCTCTTTAACAAATACCTCACCAATGGCCTGTGCCGTGCTGTCACCAG GCACAGGAAGATACTGGAGAAAGTTGTTGATGTTGACCACGTCTTGAAG GCACGGACCATCCGAGAGTTTGACGAACGCTTCACATCCCTGCTGTTTGGTTATAAAACTTGTTCTGAGTATTACTACGACGCCAGCCCTGACAAAAAGCTCCCAAATACAGCAGTACCCATCTTGTGTCTGAATGCTGCTGATGACCCCTTCTCTCCCCAGAACG CCTTCCCATTGTCCATCGTCAAGAGTCTGCCTAATGTCGCTCTGTTGTTGACGGCCCATGGCGGACACATCGCCTTCCTGCAGGGCTTGTTTCCCCGGGGTGAGAGCTACATGGAGCGTGTGTTTGGCCAGTTTATCCAAGCTGCCTTTGAACACCCCAAGGACATTATGAAAGCATGTGACATTGAGGAAGAAGAGCTAAGCTGA
- the LOC117824653 gene encoding phospholipase ABHD3-like isoform X1 — MLLAHLELWSTYWESVSRPYTVFICSLTAALYYLWGRKCQTPALVSSQAFSAFLLKHCPVVAERFSPTPWCWGGRLQTLVCALLKSRPHVTYRNELIRTVDGGQISLDWVDNQASATYPECSCRPTVLILPGLTGNSQQSYVLHAISQATCRGYRCVVFNNRGVGGEELLTPVTYCAANTSDLERVVQHVRGLYPHAPVLGAGVSLGGMLLLNYLGRKRSDSGMVAGLTISVPWDAHKSSASMEEPLNWLLFNKYLTNGLCRAVTRHRKILEKVVDVDHVLKARTIREFDERFTSLLFGYKTCSEYYYDASPDKKLPNTAVPILCLNAADDPFSPQNAFPLSIVKSLPNVALLLTAHGGHIAFLQGLFPRGESYMERVFGQFIQAAFEHPKDIMKACDIEEEELS; from the exons ATGTTATTAGCACATTTGGAGCTATGGAGTACATATTGGGAGTCTGTTTCCAGACCTTACACGGTGTTCATCTGCTCCCTCACGGCCGCACTGTACTATCTGTGGGGCCGCAAGTGTCAG acACCAGCTCTGGTTTCCAGCCAGGCCTTCAGTGCGTTCCTCCTTAAGCACTGTCCTGTTGTGGCCGAGCGCTTCAGTCCCACTCCGTGGTGCTGGGGGGGGCGGCTCCAAACCCTGGTTTGCGCCCTCCTCAAGTCCAGACCCCATGTCACGTATCGCAA TGAGCTGATCCGAACTGTTGATGGGGGTCAGATCTCTCTGGACTGGGTGGACAATCAGGCAAGTGCGACCTACCCAGAATGCTCTTGCCGTCCCACAGTGCTGATCCTCCCGGGCCTCACAGGGAACAGCCAGCAGTCCTACGTGCTCCATGCCATCAGCCAGGCCACCTGCCGCGGCTACAG aTGTGTGGTGTTCAACAACAGGGGCGTAGGAGGAGAAGAATTACTG ACGCCTGTTACCTACTGTGCAGCCAATACCTCTGATCTTGAACGTGTAGTGCAGCATGTCAGAGGACTTTACCCACATGCCCCTGTGCTTGGCGCTGGTGTGTCTTTAGGAGG CATGTTATTGTTGAACTACTTGGGTCGTAAGCGTTCAGACTCAGGAATGGTGGCGGGTTTAACCATCTCTGTCCCCTGGGATGCACACAAGTCCTCCGCTTCAATGGAAGAACCACTCAACTGGCTGCTCTTTAACAAATACCTCACCAATGGCCTGTGCCGTGCTGTCACCAG GCACAGGAAGATACTGGAGAAAGTTGTTGATGTTGACCACGTCTTGAAG GCACGGACCATCCGAGAGTTTGACGAACGCTTCACATCCCTGCTGTTTGGTTATAAAACTTGTTCTGAGTATTACTACGACGCCAGCCCTGACAAAAAGCTCCCAAATACAGCAGTACCCATCTTGTGTCTGAATGCTGCTGATGACCCCTTCTCTCCCCAGAACG CCTTCCCATTGTCCATCGTCAAGAGTCTGCCTAATGTCGCTCTGTTGTTGACGGCCCATGGCGGACACATCGCCTTCCTGCAGGGCTTGTTTCCCCGGGGTGAGAGCTACATGGAGCGTGTGTTTGGCCAGTTTATCCAAGCTGCCTTTGAACACCCCAAGGACATTATGAAAGCATGTGACATTGAGGAAGAAGAGCTAAGCTGA
- the LOC117823657 gene encoding cathepsin B-like isoform X1, which translates to MHSLALLCVLVTVSVTLARPHHPLLSPEMVDHINKANSTWKAGMNFQNADVSYVMGLCGTILKGPRLPEVFHDTDNIKLPDSFDPRKQWPKCPTIQQIRDQGNCGSCWAFGAAEAISDRVCILSSSSVSVEISAEDLLSCCDSCGMGCYGGFPSAAWDFWAKNGLVTGGLHGSHVGCRPYSIAPCEHHVNGTRPPCQGEQDTPKCVEQCIDGYPLSYPKDKHFGKRTYSIPADQQQIMTELYKYGPVEAAFSVYADFLLYKTGVYQHLTGDMLGGHAIKILGWGEENGTPYWLAANSWNSDWGDKGFFKIKRGNDECGIESEMVAGIPAV; encoded by the exons ATGCATTCACTGGCCCTCCTCTGTGTGCTCGTGACGGTCTCTGTCACTCTGGCTCGGCCTCACCATCCGCTGCTCTCCCCTGAGATGGTGGACCACATCAACAAAGCCAACTCCACCTGGAAG GCTGGGATGAACTTCCAGAACGCTGATGTCAGCTATGTGATGGGACTGTGTGGGACTATACTGAAAGGACCCAGGCTGCCAGAGGT GTTTCATGATACTGACAACATAAAGCTTCCAGACAGCTTCGACCCTCGCAAGCAGTGGCCAAAATGTCCCACAATCCAACAGATCAGAGACCAGGGAAACTGCGGCTCCTGCTGG GCCTTTGGTGCAGCTGAGGCGATATCGGACAGGGTGTGCATCCTCAGCAGTTCTAGTGTCTCAGTGGAGATCTCTGCTGAAGATCTTCTGTCTTGCTGTGACTCGTGTGGCATGGG ATGTTATGGTGGTTTTCCCTCTGCTGCATGGGACTTTTGGGCAAAGAATGGACTTGTGACAGGAGGCCTGCATGGCTCCCATGTCG GCTGCAGACCCTACAGCATCGCTCCCTGTGAGCACCATGTAAATGGAACTCGTCCTCCATGTCAGGGCGAACAAGACACCCCTAAGTGTGTTGAGCAGTGCATTGATGGATACCCACTCTCTTATCCAAAGGATAAACACTTTG GTAAACGCACATACAGCATCCCAGCCGATCAGCAGCAGATCATGACTGAGCTGTACAAGTACGGCCCTGTGGAGGCAGCTTTCTCTGTATATGCTGACTTTCTGCTTTACAAGACAG gtgtgtaCCAGCACTTGACAGGAGACATGCTGGGCGGTCATGCCATCAAGATCCTCGGCTGGGGAGAGGAGAACGGGACGCCCTACTGGCTGGCTGCAAACTCCTGGAACAGCGACTGGGGAGACAAAG GCTTCTTCAAGATCAAACGTGGAAATGATGAATGTGGAATTGAGTCTGAAATGGTTGCAGGAATTCCAGCCGTCTAG
- the LOC117823657 gene encoding cathepsin B-like isoform X2: MIAALKEWSTKADSRPWESFTKRFHDTDNIKLPDSFDPRKQWPKCPTIQQIRDQGNCGSCWAFGAAEAISDRVCILSSSSVSVEISAEDLLSCCDSCGMGCYGGFPSAAWDFWAKNGLVTGGLHGSHVGCRPYSIAPCEHHVNGTRPPCQGEQDTPKCVEQCIDGYPLSYPKDKHFGKRTYSIPADQQQIMTELYKYGPVEAAFSVYADFLLYKTGVYQHLTGDMLGGHAIKILGWGEENGTPYWLAANSWNSDWGDKGFFKIKRGNDECGIESEMVAGIPAV; encoded by the exons ATGATCGCAGCCTTGAAAGAGTGGTCAACAAAAGCTGACTCAAGACCTTGGGAGAGCTTCACAAAGAG GTTTCATGATACTGACAACATAAAGCTTCCAGACAGCTTCGACCCTCGCAAGCAGTGGCCAAAATGTCCCACAATCCAACAGATCAGAGACCAGGGAAACTGCGGCTCCTGCTGG GCCTTTGGTGCAGCTGAGGCGATATCGGACAGGGTGTGCATCCTCAGCAGTTCTAGTGTCTCAGTGGAGATCTCTGCTGAAGATCTTCTGTCTTGCTGTGACTCGTGTGGCATGGG ATGTTATGGTGGTTTTCCCTCTGCTGCATGGGACTTTTGGGCAAAGAATGGACTTGTGACAGGAGGCCTGCATGGCTCCCATGTCG GCTGCAGACCCTACAGCATCGCTCCCTGTGAGCACCATGTAAATGGAACTCGTCCTCCATGTCAGGGCGAACAAGACACCCCTAAGTGTGTTGAGCAGTGCATTGATGGATACCCACTCTCTTATCCAAAGGATAAACACTTTG GTAAACGCACATACAGCATCCCAGCCGATCAGCAGCAGATCATGACTGAGCTGTACAAGTACGGCCCTGTGGAGGCAGCTTTCTCTGTATATGCTGACTTTCTGCTTTACAAGACAG gtgtgtaCCAGCACTTGACAGGAGACATGCTGGGCGGTCATGCCATCAAGATCCTCGGCTGGGGAGAGGAGAACGGGACGCCCTACTGGCTGGCTGCAAACTCCTGGAACAGCGACTGGGGAGACAAAG GCTTCTTCAAGATCAAACGTGGAAATGATGAATGTGGAATTGAGTCTGAAATGGTTGCAGGAATTCCAGCCGTCTAG
- the fdft1 gene encoding squalene synthase isoform X1, whose translation MAGACCKCPVTLSVLRRSLSVAPRGSGSAPPRSLLLGWRLGERGLQEAARPSSAFRPAGVYRHTAFLCVSSQESMSESLRTCYLYLNQTSRSFAAVIQALDGELRHAVCIFYLVLRALDTVEDDMSIPLDKKVPMLNDFHTYLYQDEWCFTESQEKDRQVLEDFPTISLEFRNLAQVYRDVITDICHRMGVGMAEFLEKKVGSMKEWDLYCHYVAGLVGIGLSKLFSASQLEDPEVGRDTELANSMGLFLQKTNIIRDYLEDTQQGRAFWPQEAWSQFAGHLEDLAQPEKLDSALSCLNLLVTDALRHVPDVIAYLSRLRNQSVFNFCAIPQVMAIATLSTCYNNPMVFQGVVKIRKGQAVTLMMEATNMRAVQTIIAQHSKEILQKVSLTDPSREKTLHILALIQEKSALSQSSLPTRTPHLSPMYLSAAMLLAALSWQYLSTTAAQAQGTGDMQGQ comes from the exons ATGGCCGGAGCTTGCTGCAAATGTCCAGTCACTCTGTCCGTGCTCAGGCGTTCTCTCTCGGTTGCTCCGCGGGGCTCAGGATCAGCTCCTCCTCGGTCCCTCCTCTTGGGCTGGAGACTGGGGGAGCGGGGCCTGCAGGAGGCCGCCAGACCCTCCAGTGCTTTCAGACCTGCAGGGGTTTACCGACACACGgcttttctctgtgtctcttcccaGGAGTCCATGAGCGAGAGTCTGCGGACCTGCTACCTGTATCTGAACCAGACAAGCCGGAGTTTTGCAGCAGTGATTCAGGCTCTGGACGGGGAGTTAAG ACATGCAGTTTGTATTTTCTACCTGGTGCTGCGAGCGCTGGACACAGTTGAGGATGACATGAGTATCCCTCTGGACAAGAAGGTTCCCATGCTGAATGATTTCCACACCTACCTGTACCAGGATGAGTGGTGCTTCACAGAGAGCCAGGAGAAAGACCGGCAGGTTCTGGAGGATTTCCCTACG ATATCACTGGAATTCAGAAACCTCGCGCAGGTGTACAGAGACGTCATCACAGATATCTGCCACCGCATGGGAGTGGGAATGGCTGAATTCCTGGAGAAGAAAGTGGGATCCATGAAGGAGTGGGACCTG TACTGCCACTACGTCGCTGGGCTGGTTGGCATCGGCCTGTCTAAGCTGTTTTCTGCGTCCCAGCTGGAAGACCCTGAGGTGGGGCGGGACACCGAGCTTGCCAACTCCATGGGCTTGTTCCTCCAGAAGACAAATATCATCAGAGACTATCTGGAGGACACACAGCAGGGACGTGCCTTCTGGCCACAAGAG GCTTGGAGTCAGTTTGCAGGTCATCTGGAGGACTTGGCCCAGCCCGAGAAGCTGGACTCTGCTCTCTCCTGTCTCAACCTGCTCGTCACTGATGCTCTGCGACACGTCCCAGACGTCATCGCATATCTGTCCCGCCTACGTAACCAGAGCGTCTTCAATTTCTGTGCCATTCCACAG GTGATGGCAATAGCTACACTTTCAACATGCTACAACAACCCCATGGTGTTTCAGGGAGTGGTGAAGATCAGAAAGGGACAGGCGGTCACACTCATGATGGAAGCCACCAACATGAGAGCAGTGCAGACCATCATCGCCCAGCACAGCaaggag ATTTTACAGAAGGTCTCCCTCACTGACCCATCTCGGGAAAAAACCCTTCACATCCTGGCTCTGATCCAAGAGAAGTCTGCCCTCTCCCAGTCCAGTCTCCCCACCAGGACCCCCCACCTGTCGCCCATGTACCTATCCGCCGCCATGCTGCTTGCCGCCCTCAGCTGGCAGTACCTCAGCACTACAGCAGCACAGGCACAGGGCACTGGAGACATGCAGGGACAGTGA
- the fdft1 gene encoding squalene synthase isoform X2: protein MDILKSLGHPEEILNLFRFKMGGCSAVMTKLDYESMSESLRTCYLYLNQTSRSFAAVIQALDGELRHAVCIFYLVLRALDTVEDDMSIPLDKKVPMLNDFHTYLYQDEWCFTESQEKDRQVLEDFPTISLEFRNLAQVYRDVITDICHRMGVGMAEFLEKKVGSMKEWDLYCHYVAGLVGIGLSKLFSASQLEDPEVGRDTELANSMGLFLQKTNIIRDYLEDTQQGRAFWPQEAWSQFAGHLEDLAQPEKLDSALSCLNLLVTDALRHVPDVIAYLSRLRNQSVFNFCAIPQVMAIATLSTCYNNPMVFQGVVKIRKGQAVTLMMEATNMRAVQTIIAQHSKEILQKVSLTDPSREKTLHILALIQEKSALSQSSLPTRTPHLSPMYLSAAMLLAALSWQYLSTTAAQAQGTGDMQGQ from the exons GAGTCCATGAGCGAGAGTCTGCGGACCTGCTACCTGTATCTGAACCAGACAAGCCGGAGTTTTGCAGCAGTGATTCAGGCTCTGGACGGGGAGTTAAG ACATGCAGTTTGTATTTTCTACCTGGTGCTGCGAGCGCTGGACACAGTTGAGGATGACATGAGTATCCCTCTGGACAAGAAGGTTCCCATGCTGAATGATTTCCACACCTACCTGTACCAGGATGAGTGGTGCTTCACAGAGAGCCAGGAGAAAGACCGGCAGGTTCTGGAGGATTTCCCTACG ATATCACTGGAATTCAGAAACCTCGCGCAGGTGTACAGAGACGTCATCACAGATATCTGCCACCGCATGGGAGTGGGAATGGCTGAATTCCTGGAGAAGAAAGTGGGATCCATGAAGGAGTGGGACCTG TACTGCCACTACGTCGCTGGGCTGGTTGGCATCGGCCTGTCTAAGCTGTTTTCTGCGTCCCAGCTGGAAGACCCTGAGGTGGGGCGGGACACCGAGCTTGCCAACTCCATGGGCTTGTTCCTCCAGAAGACAAATATCATCAGAGACTATCTGGAGGACACACAGCAGGGACGTGCCTTCTGGCCACAAGAG GCTTGGAGTCAGTTTGCAGGTCATCTGGAGGACTTGGCCCAGCCCGAGAAGCTGGACTCTGCTCTCTCCTGTCTCAACCTGCTCGTCACTGATGCTCTGCGACACGTCCCAGACGTCATCGCATATCTGTCCCGCCTACGTAACCAGAGCGTCTTCAATTTCTGTGCCATTCCACAG GTGATGGCAATAGCTACACTTTCAACATGCTACAACAACCCCATGGTGTTTCAGGGAGTGGTGAAGATCAGAAAGGGACAGGCGGTCACACTCATGATGGAAGCCACCAACATGAGAGCAGTGCAGACCATCATCGCCCAGCACAGCaaggag ATTTTACAGAAGGTCTCCCTCACTGACCCATCTCGGGAAAAAACCCTTCACATCCTGGCTCTGATCCAAGAGAAGTCTGCCCTCTCCCAGTCCAGTCTCCCCACCAGGACCCCCCACCTGTCGCCCATGTACCTATCCGCCGCCATGCTGCTTGCCGCCCTCAGCTGGCAGTACCTCAGCACTACAGCAGCACAGGCACAGGGCACTGGAGACATGCAGGGACAGTGA